TCAGATATTTCTGGTAACAGGTATTACAGAAAGAGATAGTATAAATGGTAGTTTGTATTGTACCATGATCTATATCTCTCCTAATCAGGGCTATATGGGTAAGCATCGCAAAATCAAGCCTACCGGAGTTGAGCGACTTGTGTGGGCAGAAGGCCATGGAGCTGACGTACTTACTACTGTACAGACAGAGTTTGGAAAACTGGGCGGTTTGATCTGCTGGGAAAACTATATGCCATTGGCACGTATGGCTTTATATCAGCAAGGTGTTCAACTCTATATAGCTCCTACCGCAGATGCTCGTGAAACCTGGACAGCAACTATGCAACATGTTGCCTGTGAAGGCAGATGCTTTGTAATAGGTTGTAACCAGTATTTTCATAAAGATGATTACCCAACAGAATTTCAGGTACAACTTGCAGAAGATGACTCAGTCCTTTGTCGGGGAGGAAGTGTAATTGTCTCTCCTCAGGGAAAATGTATAGCAGGTCCGCTTTGGGATAAAAAAGGTGTACTGGTAGCAGAGCTGGATATGGATGAAGTTATTCAAAGTAAACTGGACTTTGATGTAATCGGTCATTATTCACGTCCTGATTTGTTTACATTTACAGTGAAGAAT
The DNA window shown above is from Xanthocytophaga agilis and carries:
- a CDS encoding carbon-nitrogen hydrolase family protein, which gives rise to MRVKVAVVQETPVFFNLEATIQKMENTIAEYASQGCQLLVFPESFIPGYPRKFTFGSTIGQRSNQGRQLYQQYWENSLELPGKHLAQLEQIAKTHQIFLVTGITERDSINGSLYCTMIYISPNQGYMGKHRKIKPTGVERLVWAEGHGADVLTTVQTEFGKLGGLICWENYMPLARMALYQQGVQLYIAPTADARETWTATMQHVACEGRCFVIGCNQYFHKDDYPTEFQVQLAEDDSVLCRGGSVIVSPQGKCIAGPLWDKKGVLVAELDMDEVIQSKLDFDVIGHYSRPDLFTFTVKNSQ